A genomic segment from Tuwongella immobilis encodes:
- a CDS encoding mandelate racemase/muconate lactonizing enzyme family protein, with product MSISGVVCRWLKVPASRGKVSLAGGDSAEPAKPVDVILVEIQTTEGVTGLGVTLSHHGGAAALLALLEHDIAPLVRDEDAAAHEKIGAKVKQSLRRLDSDGLISRAYAAIDIALWDLKGKLANLPLWRLLGAARPTASAFLTVRETRQAAKKAAELGAIGVRVELAACDPEADAQTVGEVRASLGDAAWLAAAANERYDLGTALALGQIFDNEYALDWFESPTISSDIRAYRKLSSRLDLAIATGDRFRSPSDARGWLRHPIARVLRPDVLRLGGITPWLRLAAMAEPTPIVLSPYRLPEIGIHLACGIQIVQAVEWVDTLSPLWEVGPEFRNGQLVPPTAPGLGLVLNEKTVKRLAVS from the coding sequence ATGAGTATTTCCGGTGTGGTCTGTCGGTGGCTGAAGGTGCCCGCTTCCCGTGGCAAGGTCTCGCTGGCGGGTGGCGATTCCGCGGAGCCTGCCAAGCCTGTCGATGTCATTTTAGTGGAGATCCAAACGACCGAAGGCGTGACTGGCCTGGGGGTTACGCTTTCGCATCACGGCGGTGCCGCTGCGTTATTGGCCCTGTTGGAACACGACATTGCACCGCTGGTGCGCGATGAAGATGCGGCCGCACATGAGAAAATTGGCGCGAAGGTCAAACAATCGCTGCGTCGGCTCGATTCGGATGGCCTGATTTCGCGGGCATATGCCGCCATCGATATTGCCTTGTGGGATCTCAAGGGCAAACTCGCCAATCTGCCACTCTGGCGATTGTTGGGTGCTGCTCGCCCCACCGCCAGTGCCTTTCTCACCGTCCGGGAAACGCGACAAGCTGCCAAGAAAGCCGCCGAATTGGGGGCAATCGGCGTCCGTGTCGAACTCGCGGCCTGCGATCCCGAAGCCGATGCTCAGACCGTCGGCGAAGTGCGTGCCAGCTTGGGCGATGCCGCATGGCTGGCCGCCGCCGCCAACGAACGCTACGATCTGGGCACTGCTCTTGCGCTCGGACAGATATTCGACAACGAATACGCATTGGATTGGTTCGAATCGCCGACCATCTCCAGCGACATCCGTGCGTATCGCAAGTTGTCTTCCCGCTTGGATTTAGCGATTGCCACCGGCGATCGATTCCGCTCGCCCAGCGATGCGCGGGGCTGGTTGCGGCATCCCATCGCTCGGGTGCTGCGGCCCGACGTGCTGCGACTGGGCGGAATCACTCCCTGGCTGCGACTCGCGGCCATGGCCGAACCAACTCCGATTGTCCTTTCGCCGTATCGCCTGCCGGAAATTGGCATCCATTTGGCCTGTGGCATCCAGATCGTTCAGGCCGTGGAATGGGTCGATACGCTGTCCCCACTCTGGGAAGTCGGCCCCGAGTTCCGCAACGGCCAACTCGTCCCGCCGACCGCTCCCGGCCTCGGATTGGTCCTCAACGAAAAGACGGTCAAACGACTCGCCGTTTCCTGA